The Methanomassiliicoccales archaeon genome includes a region encoding these proteins:
- a CDS encoding SpaA isopeptide-forming pilin-related protein has product MDAVGGTDSESTPSAMRYFTVKNLPWEAFMDGYVIFFFRAHLSLSIIWMADLEKDLPQALDGNEFEGWTGISPHNGSSYASGASRHFTVVYPGVGGKTIPIPITDYPKDVINVRKFINNVPYNNWLMHLEGKLSLWGTTGEGYVYIPYCPQPVLTGAGPWALGYCAFDALPRGNYTVWEEGVGGYILRGIGTNPDLHLYNPGKLQYFDAATETLLDNPDVNFKVRFDMERGTWLSPKTEIIDFYNLAVGNISGYKIHDVNGDGTVDAGESGLAGWTIELYELGGISPVATTTTNDTGYFEFANVLVGDYTVKEIMQEGWYNTSPISENVCIGCASEITDIMFLNTMYSSICGNKVEDINGNGVQDANDTTIANWEIWLYKNSEHVNTTHTDETGHFCFDMLTPGNYTVEEQVPAGWYYTDVQSYTFNLISNSHERVTFLNTEKVSICGYKFEDMNGDGVWNEGTDLGLPGWTIYLFNGTIEAGEQPFKTTTTDSTGYFCFSGLPVGEYTVKEQMKSGWYNTSKDEVTISLTSGESKSIMFLNTEKVHICGFKYEDMNGNGTWDEGDLGLPGWTIYLFNGTIEAGEQPFKTTTTVSGGGFCFHGLPVGTYTVKEEMQSGWYATSDEEVTVSLTSGGSTCVEFLNTHLGQICVFKYDDLNGNGTWEQGEPGVAGVLMELFEGTIGIDESPIATGTTNSTGYVCFTGLTLGTYTVRENPLQGTYPSNGTTNVAVIDQSNETVRISFGNIEVGRICVYKYEDENGNGVRDAGEDTLVGGVHVELWKGGVMIGCGSTSGCPCHCLCFYNLVFGTYIVNETVPEGWYNTTSAEVEVVIDQSGEHVGVTFLNTEYSSISGYKLQDIDGDGYADASDTPIENWEIQLWRDGHLVDTNLTNETGHFCFDMLVPGNYTVIEETRTGWYNTTPDEIPVTIVSGDHVNSVLFLNTEYSSICGYKVEDLNGDGQQTGNETGLSNWEIRLYKLNEEVPTSIVVSSYVLVATNFTDENGRFCFTNLTPGQYLVEEVMQAGWYNTSPINYTVEISSGNHVERVFLNTEMGRICGYKVEDLNGNGSWDEDELGVQGWYIELRKDEEYYNSTLTGADGSFCFTNLTPGEYVVYEGYDCHWYNTSATYVEVSISSGVVVNDVVFLNVRYGQICVYKYEDENGNGVRDEGENTLVNGVFIELLLDGQGIRSGYTGQCPCMVRLGQICVFKYQDMNGNGEKDANEPVQAGVTIQLWSNGSMIASGVTGEDGKVCFTNLTLGDYIVNETVPTGWYATNGTSFNVTIDESGQYIELTFLNTEYGQICVYKYEDENGNGVRDEGENTLVNGVTVVLMDACGAVIGTGVTGDNGTGKVCFTNLTLGTYYVEETAWPSGWYSTDATMKEVCLETSGASNSTFFLNTQYGHICVYKYEDENGNGVRDEGENTLVNGVFIELLLDGQGIRSGYTGQCPCMATTRFVRPCPQDTTTPPPPR; this is encoded by the coding sequence ATGGACGCAGTCGGTGGTACGGATTCCGAGTCCACGCCGAGCGCCATGCGTTACTTCACAGTCAAGAACCTTCCATGGGAAGCTTTCATGGATGGCTATGTCATCTTCTTCTTCAGGGCGCACCTATCCCTGAGCATAATATGGATGGCAGATCTGGAGAAAGATCTTCCCCAGGCCTTGGACGGTAACGAGTTCGAGGGTTGGACCGGGATCAGCCCGCACAATGGTTCCTCTTATGCCAGCGGTGCCTCAAGACATTTCACCGTTGTATATCCTGGGGTTGGAGGAAAGACGATCCCCATCCCCATCACTGATTATCCGAAAGATGTAATCAACGTGCGGAAGTTCATCAACAACGTGCCCTACAATAACTGGTTGATGCACCTCGAGGGCAAGCTGAGCCTATGGGGTACAACTGGTGAGGGTTATGTGTATATACCATACTGTCCTCAACCGGTCCTCACCGGTGCCGGACCATGGGCATTAGGCTACTGTGCCTTTGATGCCCTGCCGCGCGGTAACTATACGGTATGGGAAGAAGGTGTGGGAGGCTATATCCTACGGGGCATAGGAACTAATCCAGACCTTCACCTATACAACCCAGGTAAGTTGCAGTACTTCGATGCCGCTACAGAGACCTTGCTGGACAATCCCGATGTTAATTTCAAGGTCAGGTTCGATATGGAACGCGGTACGTGGCTCAGCCCCAAGACCGAGATCATCGATTTCTATAATTTAGCTGTCGGCAACATCTCCGGGTACAAGATACACGATGTCAATGGTGACGGCACCGTCGACGCTGGCGAATCGGGATTGGCCGGGTGGACCATCGAGCTGTACGAACTGGGCGGCATTTCCCCCGTCGCTACAACCACCACGAACGATACAGGTTATTTCGAGTTCGCTAACGTTCTCGTTGGTGATTATACAGTGAAGGAGATCATGCAAGAAGGATGGTACAACACCTCCCCGATCTCTGAGAACGTATGCATTGGTTGCGCCTCAGAAATAACCGACATAATGTTCCTCAACACCATGTACTCCTCGATCTGTGGAAACAAGGTGGAGGATATCAACGGTAACGGCGTCCAAGACGCGAACGACACCACGATCGCGAACTGGGAGATATGGTTGTACAAGAACAGCGAGCACGTCAACACCACCCATACTGACGAAACAGGTCACTTCTGTTTCGACATGCTCACCCCTGGAAATTACACCGTCGAGGAGCAGGTTCCCGCTGGGTGGTATTACACCGATGTGCAATCATACACCTTCAACCTGATATCAAACAGCCACGAGAGGGTCACCTTCCTGAACACCGAGAAGGTTTCCATCTGCGGTTACAAGTTCGAGGATATGAACGGTGATGGCGTGTGGAACGAGGGAACGGACCTCGGCCTCCCCGGTTGGACCATATACCTGTTCAACGGGACCATCGAGGCGGGGGAGCAACCCTTCAAGACCACCACCACCGACAGCACCGGGTACTTCTGCTTCTCCGGACTGCCGGTGGGCGAGTACACCGTCAAGGAACAAATGAAGTCCGGATGGTATAACACCTCTAAAGATGAGGTTACAATATCGCTAACGTCCGGAGAATCTAAAAGCATCATGTTCCTCAACACCGAAAAGGTGCATATCTGCGGATTCAAGTACGAAGATATGAATGGAAACGGCACGTGGGACGAGGGGGACCTCGGCCTCCCCGGTTGGACCATATACCTGTTCAACGGGACCATCGAGGCGGGGGAGCAACCCTTCAAGACCACCACTACTGTCAGTGGTGGTGGCTTCTGCTTCCATGGACTGCCGGTGGGCACCTATACCGTTAAAGAAGAAATGCAGTCCGGATGGTACGCCACCTCCGACGAAGAGGTGACAGTGTCGCTAACGTCCGGAGGATCTACGTGCGTTGAGTTCCTCAACACCCACCTCGGCCAAATATGCGTCTTCAAGTACGATGACCTGAATGGAAACGGTACATGGGAGCAAGGCGAACCCGGTGTGGCCGGCGTGCTCATGGAGCTGTTCGAGGGCACCATCGGAATCGATGAATCACCTATAGCCACGGGCACCACCAACAGCACCGGCTATGTATGCTTCACTGGTCTGACTCTCGGCACGTACACCGTGCGCGAGAATCCCCTGCAGGGAACCTATCCCAGCAACGGAACGACCAATGTAGCTGTAATCGACCAGTCCAATGAGACCGTGAGGATAAGCTTCGGTAACATCGAGGTCGGCCGTATATGCGTCTACAAATACGAGGATGAGAACGGCAACGGCGTGCGTGACGCGGGCGAGGACACCCTGGTCGGTGGAGTGCACGTAGAGCTTTGGAAGGGCGGGGTGATGATTGGTTGCGGATCAACAAGCGGATGTCCCTGTCACTGCCTGTGCTTCTATAACCTCGTGTTCGGCACCTACATCGTCAACGAGACCGTGCCCGAAGGCTGGTACAACACCACCTCCGCCGAGGTGGAGGTGGTCATCGACCAGTCGGGTGAACATGTTGGCGTGACCTTCCTGAACACCGAATACTCATCCATAAGCGGATACAAGCTGCAGGACATCGACGGCGACGGCTACGCCGACGCCTCGGATACGCCTATAGAGAACTGGGAGATACAACTGTGGCGCGATGGCCATTTGGTCGATACCAACTTAACTAACGAAACGGGTCACTTCTGTTTCGACATGCTCGTCCCCGGTAATTACACGGTGATCGAGGAAACGCGGACTGGCTGGTACAACACAACTCCTGACGAGATACCGGTGACCATCGTCTCCGGCGACCACGTCAACAGCGTCCTCTTCCTGAACACCGAATACTCCTCCATCTGCGGTTACAAGGTTGAGGACCTGAACGGTGACGGACAACAGACCGGGAACGAAACAGGCCTCTCCAACTGGGAGATCCGGTTGTACAAGCTGAACGAAGAGGTGCCCACATCCATCGTTGTAAGCAGCTATGTGCTTGTGGCCACGAACTTCACCGACGAGAACGGACGCTTCTGCTTCACCAACCTGACGCCGGGCCAATACCTGGTCGAAGAGGTCATGCAGGCGGGATGGTACAACACCAGCCCGATAAACTATACCGTCGAGATATCGTCCGGTAACCACGTGGAAAGGGTCTTCCTAAACACCGAGATGGGCCGCATATGCGGTTACAAGGTCGAGGATCTGAACGGTAACGGATCGTGGGACGAGGACGAGCTCGGCGTCCAAGGCTGGTACATAGAGCTAAGGAAGGATGAGGAGTACTACAACTCCACTCTGACCGGTGCCGACGGGAGCTTCTGCTTCACCAACCTCACACCTGGGGAATATGTGGTCTACGAAGGTTACGACTGCCATTGGTACAACACCTCCGCGACCTATGTGGAGGTGTCCATATCCTCTGGTGTTGTCGTGAACGATGTGGTGTTCCTCAACGTGCGCTATGGCCAGATCTGCGTCTACAAGTACGAGGACGAGAACGGCAATGGCGTGCGTGACGAGGGCGAGAACACCCTGGTCAACGGCGTGTTCATCGAGCTGCTGCTTGATGGACAGGGCATACGCTCCGGATACACCGGCCAGTGCCCCTGCATGGTCCGCCTGGGACAGATATGCGTCTTCAAGTACCAGGACATGAACGGGAACGGCGAAAAGGATGCCAACGAACCAGTGCAAGCTGGAGTGACCATACAGCTGTGGTCTAACGGCTCGATGATCGCCAGCGGCGTCACCGGCGAGGACGGCAAGGTGTGCTTCACCAACCTGACCCTGGGCGACTACATCGTAAATGAGACGGTGCCCACAGGCTGGTATGCAACGAACGGCACCTCCTTCAATGTGACCATCGACGAATCAGGACAATACATAGAGCTGACGTTCCTGAACACTGAGTATGGTCAAATATGCGTCTACAAGTACGAGGACGAGAACGGCAACGGGGTGCGCGACGAAGGCGAGAACACCTTGGTCAACGGGGTGACCGTCGTTCTGATGGACGCCTGCGGCGCGGTGATAGGCACCGGCGTCACGGGTGACAACGGCACCGGCAAGGTCTGTTTCACTAACCTGACACTGGGCACCTACTACGTGGAAGAGACCGCCTGGCCTTCGGGATGGTACTCCACCGATGCGACGATGAAGGAAGTATGTCTGGAGACCTCCGGGGCCTCGAACAGCACATTCTTCCTGAACACGCAGTATGGACATATATGCGTCTACAAGTACGAGGACGAGAACGGCAATGGCGTGCGTGACGAGGGCGAGAACACCCTGGTCAACGGCGTGTTCATCGAGCTGCTGCTTGATGGACAGGGCATACGCTCCGGATACACCGGCCAGTGCCCCTGCATGGCAACTACACGGTTCGTGAGACCGTGCCCACAGGATACTACAACACCACCTCCACCTCGGTGA
- a CDS encoding SpaA isopeptide-forming pilin-related protein, with protein MPLHGNYTVRETVPTGYYNTTSTSVNVTIDQSGEEVCATFLNTAYGSICVYKYEDKNGNGELDEGDAVVPGITIILYDAQKVEIANGTTGECGAVCFTGLMLGTYYVEEVLTAEWHAEGPTMKQVVVNESGEQVIEHFLNIRYGKICVFKFEDLNGDGVWQEGEPGVPNVVIELVQNCEIVRSGETNSTGWICFDLLPFGTYCVRENLALSDMDCCWYNSTPSRVRVTIDGENLHELVTFGNVKYGKICGFKYYDANANGQLDCNENGIYYWEIQLWLNGKLLATTHTDHSGHFCFAGLEFGNYTVKEVMQNGWYATGPTQWNVTIDRSGDREDVYFLNAQCGKICVYKYEDLNGDGQWQVGEPPLSNISIYLYKDDILVGSGVTNADGRICFENLTTGTYIVMEDIPCNWYATVDMIQEVIMNGQDATVTFLNAQYGCLGGYKFNDANGNGVRDMLTERGIAGWEIELYQDGVRIACFTTGVDGHYAFCGLRIGSYEVREVMQSGWLNTTPAVIVVSIDHSNQMVCHVDFLNMELNPCICVTKTVSYDTITEENGCHCCCCGGDEEVEYVLTYTVNVTNCGNVALYNVKVYDSLLNQTFYLITFGDLDGILGVGEWWTITYTYVIPENTCGDDNDGCGGWEWNWGCGGGCGNWGQSWNGGCGGFEGWSCSWGCGDLNGRNDGGCGGWNWELNCGDGCGGWEWHWSCGGDHEGGCGCCCGGGETTTCVITNIATAYGQWGNVEAGTWISDSAQVDFTVPQNEPCHDGHDGGCGGGCGGWNWNWGCGEHDSWNHGGCGGGSCSWGGDWGFGNGGHSSGCGGGCSWNLGMNSGCRWWGTCNDGMIGACYFHNAGPRSDDENPEEDQIERQEAPEDSVQ; from the coding sequence GTGCCCCTGCATGGCAACTACACGGTTCGTGAGACCGTGCCCACAGGATACTACAACACCACCTCCACCTCGGTGAATGTGACGATCGACCAATCGGGTGAAGAGGTCTGTGCGACCTTCCTGAACACCGCGTATGGAAGCATCTGCGTCTATAAGTACGAAGATAAGAACGGAAACGGTGAGCTGGACGAAGGCGATGCCGTAGTGCCAGGCATAACCATCATTCTTTACGATGCGCAGAAGGTGGAGATAGCCAATGGTACTACTGGCGAGTGCGGAGCGGTCTGCTTCACCGGCCTGATGCTCGGCACCTACTACGTCGAGGAGGTCCTCACCGCAGAATGGCACGCCGAGGGCCCCACGATGAAACAGGTGGTCGTGAACGAGTCCGGCGAACAGGTAATCGAGCACTTCCTGAACATACGCTACGGCAAGATCTGCGTCTTCAAGTTCGAGGACCTTAACGGCGATGGCGTGTGGCAGGAGGGAGAGCCTGGAGTGCCCAACGTAGTCATTGAGCTGGTCCAGAATTGCGAGATAGTGCGCTCCGGAGAGACCAACAGCACCGGTTGGATATGTTTCGACCTGCTGCCCTTCGGAACCTACTGCGTCAGGGAGAACCTGGCCCTTAGCGACATGGACTGCTGCTGGTACAACTCCACGCCGAGCCGGGTAAGGGTGACCATCGACGGGGAGAACCTGCACGAGCTGGTGACCTTCGGCAACGTCAAGTACGGCAAGATATGTGGATTTAAGTACTACGACGCTAACGCGAACGGACAGTTAGACTGCAACGAGAATGGAATATACTATTGGGAGATACAGCTGTGGCTGAACGGCAAGCTTTTAGCCACGACCCACACCGACCACAGCGGACACTTCTGCTTCGCGGGGCTGGAGTTCGGCAACTACACGGTGAAGGAGGTCATGCAGAACGGCTGGTACGCCACTGGTCCTACGCAATGGAACGTGACCATAGACCGCTCCGGCGATAGGGAGGACGTCTACTTCCTGAACGCCCAATGCGGCAAGATCTGCGTCTACAAGTACGAAGACCTTAACGGCGACGGTCAGTGGCAGGTGGGCGAACCACCGCTGTCCAACATATCCATCTACCTTTACAAGGACGATATCCTTGTAGGTAGCGGCGTCACCAATGCAGACGGCCGGATATGCTTCGAGAACCTGACCACGGGCACGTACATCGTCATGGAAGACATCCCCTGCAACTGGTACGCCACCGTGGACATGATTCAGGAAGTGATCATGAACGGACAGGACGCCACCGTGACCTTCCTGAACGCCCAGTACGGATGCCTCGGCGGTTACAAGTTCAACGATGCCAATGGTAACGGCGTCCGGGACATGTTGACCGAAAGGGGCATCGCCGGCTGGGAGATCGAGCTGTACCAGGATGGTGTGCGAATCGCCTGCTTCACCACGGGCGTGGACGGGCATTACGCCTTCTGCGGCCTCAGGATCGGCAGCTACGAAGTGAGGGAGGTCATGCAGTCGGGTTGGCTAAACACCACTCCGGCCGTCATCGTCGTCTCGATCGACCACTCCAACCAAATGGTGTGTCATGTTGACTTCCTCAACATGGAGCTCAATCCCTGCATCTGCGTGACCAAGACGGTGAGCTACGATACCATTACCGAGGAAAACGGTTGTCATTGTTGCTGCTGCGGCGGTGACGAAGAGGTAGAGTACGTCCTGACCTATACCGTCAACGTGACCAACTGCGGGAACGTGGCGCTGTACAACGTCAAGGTCTACGACTCATTGCTCAACCAGACCTTCTACCTAATCACCTTCGGCGACCTCGATGGCATCCTTGGCGTGGGCGAATGGTGGACCATCACCTACACCTATGTGATCCCGGAGAACACCTGCGGAGACGATAATGACGGCTGCGGCGGCTGGGAATGGAACTGGGGCTGCGGCGGCGGTTGCGGCAACTGGGGTCAGTCTTGGAACGGCGGTTGCGGTGGCTTCGAAGGCTGGAGCTGCTCCTGGGGCTGCGGCGACCTGAACGGCAGGAACGACGGCGGTTGCGGCGGCTGGAACTGGGAACTGAACTGCGGCGATGGCTGCGGAGGCTGGGAATGGCACTGGAGCTGCGGTGGAGACCATGAAGGCGGCTGCGGATGCTGCTGCGGCGGCGGAGAAACCACGACCTGCGTCATAACCAACATCGCCACGGCCTACGGCCAGTGGGGTAACGTCGAAGCCGGCACTTGGATCAGCGATTCGGCCCAGGTCGATTTCACCGTGCCACAGAACGAACCTTGCCACGATGGTCACGACGGCGGTTGCGGCGGAGGCTGTGGCGGCTGGAATTGGAACTGGGGCTGCGGTGAACACGACAGCTGGAACCATGGTGGTTGTGGCGGCGGAAGCTGTTCCTGGGGCGGCGATTGGGGCTTCGGTAACGGCGGCCACAGCAGCGGTTGCGGCGGAGGCTGCAGCTGGAACCTTGGCATGAACAGCGGATGCCGCTGGTGGGGCACGTGCAATGACGGTATGATAGGCGCGTGCTACTTCCACAATGCCGGTCCCCGTTCGGACGACGAGAACCCTGAAGAGGACCAGATCGAGAGACAGGAAGCTCCGGAAGACTCCGTACAGTAA
- a CDS encoding DUF835 domain-containing protein: MASLDDFGAYLILHGEAGTASAFIHRLVKAGLDPVLVAPETAPIPSDTEMTVLEPEQEDRAIKTDCLITLLRELTRHLRRGEGKAVVIFGLKALREGNEFHDITNFVERLCEEACVNRGLVLMFADPEDFTKQEMAFLEREMVVLEEPEQLFGPVPSETVK, encoded by the coding sequence ATGGCGAGCTTGGATGATTTCGGGGCTTATCTTATCCTGCATGGAGAGGCCGGAACCGCATCGGCGTTCATCCACCGCCTGGTCAAGGCGGGGTTAGACCCGGTCCTGGTGGCTCCGGAAACCGCCCCCATCCCCTCGGACACCGAGATGACCGTTCTAGAGCCGGAACAGGAGGACCGGGCCATCAAAACGGATTGCCTCATAACCCTGTTGCGTGAGCTCACCAGGCATCTGAGGCGTGGCGAGGGAAAGGCGGTGGTGATATTCGGGCTGAAGGCCCTGAGGGAGGGCAACGAGTTCCACGACATCACCAACTTCGTCGAACGGCTGTGCGAGGAGGCCTGCGTGAACCGCGGGCTGGTGCTCATGTTCGCCGACCCAGAGGACTTCACCAAGCAGGAGATGGCCTTCCTGGAACGGGAGATGGTGGTGCTGGAGGAACCGGAGCAGCTTTTCGGCCCCGTTCCCTCAGAAACAGTTAAATAG
- a CDS encoding DUF92 domain-containing protein: MISIEDVIIVLVLCATLCLLSWKLGLLTYDGSLASFAMGMIIGVFGGIGWLFVLILFALTGFVVTRYKMDLKVKKGVQEGKRGERSYRNVVANGAVPALVAVVSYLGGWEGQIPVLVYLSVICVAAADTTASELGILSDRVYMVTTFKKVTPGVDGGVSLYGTAWALVASAFAALVGWMVIIGTVPQVAVLVPIVMGISGCFIDSLIGATLETKGWVSKLGNNITSMALGAIISLIVLL, encoded by the coding sequence ATGATCTCGATTGAAGATGTGATCATCGTCCTCGTGCTCTGCGCTACGCTATGCCTGCTCTCCTGGAAGCTGGGACTGCTGACCTATGATGGCAGCCTGGCCTCTTTCGCCATGGGCATGATCATCGGCGTCTTCGGCGGCATAGGATGGCTCTTCGTCCTGATCCTGTTCGCCTTGACAGGTTTCGTGGTCACCAGGTACAAGATGGACCTGAAGGTCAAGAAGGGGGTGCAGGAAGGGAAAAGGGGCGAACGCTCCTATCGTAACGTCGTAGCCAACGGGGCTGTGCCTGCGCTGGTGGCTGTCGTCAGCTATCTCGGTGGCTGGGAGGGACAGATACCCGTACTGGTCTATCTTAGCGTCATCTGCGTGGCCGCGGCCGACACCACCGCCAGCGAGCTGGGCATACTTTCCGACCGCGTCTACATGGTCACCACATTTAAAAAGGTCACGCCGGGTGTGGACGGCGGCGTGTCTTTGTACGGCACGGCTTGGGCCCTCGTGGCCAGCGCCTTCGCCGCCTTGGTAGGGTGGATGGTGATAATAGGCACCGTTCCCCAGGTGGCCGTGCTCGTACCAATCGTGATGGGCATATCCGGTTGCTTCATCGACAGTCTTATCGGGGCCACTCTGGAGACCAAGGGATGGGTGAGCAAGCTAGGGAACAACATCACCTCCATGGCCTTAGGAGCGATTATTTCGCTTATTGTGCTTTTATGA